Part of the Prunus dulcis chromosome 8, ALMONDv2, whole genome shotgun sequence genome is shown below.
TGACTGGTAGACAGTAcagagagtgagtgagtgagacTTTTATGTATAGAAtgttttttacatttttttatttttttaatttgggtGGTGGGTGAGTTGTGAATAGGTATACATTGTGTTCGATTTATTAATCGCCGAACACATGATTGATTCGTGGAagagaatttaaattattattttttgttaataaaaaattatttgagagaaATATTCTTGTGGAATTGTATATTTTGAAGGTTTTTTTCGGAATGAGTTttgtgcctttttttttttttttaaattttaattatccAAGTTTAGTGTTTAACCCTCAAGATTTGGGCGATGAATAGTCTAATCGATTTAAAGGATGAGTTCAACTCTTATTGGTCTGAATTCTTAACTCGATGTCAAACTTGAATTATCAATctaaattcataattcatatctAAATGACACCCTTGTTCTTCATTAAACTACATGTAGTTTGTTCATAATTTATAACAATATATTTAACTTAGGGTGTACGCAAGGGCGGAACCACACTAAGGGCTACAGTGGGTTGTAGCCCAGTGTggttttttaagaaaaaagtatataaaaatatctttgtcattttacttttatttatttttatattactctatttacttaagtttacaatgtaaataatgAAGTACCctccatttggattcaaataaaaatactagaaaatcaaattcccaccaaatcaaaatatgaaaaatcgattttagtgcaaaatgaaatttatgctaaaaatgatggctcattaagtcaatatatacttcatactaaaatctcataaaattaagttttcttatttgatgtgtgagGAATAAAAGTcgcaaaaattattttgaggaaatgattattccgaaaacccatttttcatacatagtcaatatttttacataaaacaacttttcatgtatgatatgaatgcatgaaggaaCCTATGGTCAATCTAGGTAAAAagccttagatgttcaatccaGTATGGAGTTAAACCCTATTTGGTTTATGTTAaaacttattgaaaattagtttATGGAGCTATGAACTAGCttggtttatatgatttattgtttacttttatttctagaaagactatagaaattgtaagtaccaaaaaaaataataattaaatttttagcTAATAACTTTAGCTAGCCTACCCGTTGAAAAATTCCTAATTCCGCCCTTAAGTGTACGTCAATTCGAAACCAATATATTTTACCCTTGTTTTTAACCCTATTCTCATTCGCTGAGCTTTTGTGAATTGTCAAAGAAAGAAGAGCCAATTTGGATATTATGagttttcttgttcttcttcactACCTTTGTCCCCTTAAGTTGTAATTTGCTTAGATATTAATAAATCTTGTTTCTCATCagcaaaaattaaataaaaaacattttGCTCAGATATTAATAAAATCTTGTTTCTcatcaacaaaaattaaataaaaaacttgttTCATGTGTATAATGAATACACAAATAGAATACCGTTAATCATAAAGGGTAAAGGTAGATGTAAGATGGGCCTAGTGAAATGAAAATTGGGCTTTACCTTAAATTAGCTAAGCCCTAATTCAAACTTCACTAGACTTGTCTTTCACCTAGTTGGTGTGGGAAGACCCACACTTATAAACACTAAAGAACTTTATTTAGTTTTCCAATATGGGACTCAAGATTCTCTATATAGAATATTCATATCTTTTAAAGACATCACATCACGTGTTGAGCAAAGCTCACTTCTActcaattttcttcaaatttaatTGATCTCAATACAACATAATATTCAATGTCTATATTTAACGGGTAGAATTACATATTTATAGGGTGAATTTTTAGTCCATTACTACGTATACATGCATGTGCAACATTCTACTAAGATTTGGGGTCAAGCAACCTTGAAAATGTTATGCATTGACGTACTGTTAATGTATGAAATAAGGTAAACTTTTGGTCCAATAATAATTATGCAATGCATGTGCATCCTACTAAGATTTGGGGGCCAAGCAAACCTTCAAAATGTTGTGGTAGCAAATTTTCAACATCAAATGTGCTCAGAGAGACTGGTGGGTGTATGTATTCACATGTTTCGAATAAATTATTCCTAAGGCCAACTCCTTCATGTGACCATGACTACGACGTTTTGGGAGCACAGTCATTAGTATTATGATTAGGATTTTATCTTTAATAGGACATTGGCCCTTGGCACATACGtgccaattgattttattttttattttatttttgaaattaagaaaagatagcATAAGTAATTATGTTCCATTGAAGTCTGGCTTATTATCGgatttggtttttaattttaatttttttaatatgaaaaaaaatgtgaatttaccatattatccttatttaattaataactttaatttttaatgtttgcattaaccaagggtattttttttaatattttgaatgtttgccttttgttatatatatatatatatatatatagattactTAAGTGCTAATCTTCTCATGAGGGAAGCACATACGTCATCAAAGGAGATGTTACATcaaaatagaaggaaaaaacgTTTATGTTGTCCAACAATTTCACTATTATAAAGTCAGTTTGAAGTGGACATCTTGTTCGGtacaaatattttatattcttttttggttacaatgaaagaaaatagaaaaatagagTACAAAAAAAGGTACTGACTTTGTAGATTTATTTTGTATagctaattttatatttctttataGAGTAATGCTAGATATACCACATTTATATACTATATTGTGTATCGCCTTTTTAATAgaggtggagcccaccaaTACAGTTGACCCCACCTCTATTAGAAAGTTGGTACATAATATGATATATAAATGTGGTATATCTAGTATTTTCCCTCTTTATCATTTTGCATTGACTAACTCTTCATatgataatatttttctttatgttgagagaaatttatatatatatcaatttaATAATCCGATTTTTGAAATACCTTAcacctttttaatttttctttttggttacATAGGCCGAAGCCCAAACGAAAACAACTAGCAGAAACAAAATTCGGGCCTAGAAAACCCTCCTAACACCAGTGGGTGCCCTCTCTATGCACGGGTCTTTAGTTTTACATTAGTTTATATATAGTTTTACTTGTCTGTCTAACATAGAATCCGCTGTAGCACAACTTAAAAGGATTGTTGATTAATCCGGGTTCGACTCCTGGCGGcggaatgaaatttttttttccccaacaATTTTTACATCTAATCCGCTGTTGCACAACTTAAAAAGGATTGTCGATTAATCCGAGTTCGACTCCCGTCGgcggatatatatatatatatatatattttcctcaACAATTCCTGATGTTTCATCCAGTTTTGACAATATAGAGTATATACACCAACTTTCTATAAAACTAGTCAAAAGTTACCAATAATCACCACAAGAGCAACTCCCGTCTATGAAGTGGTGAAAGACCTTAGAATCCCCTACAACTATCTCTCTCTTGGTCATCTCTGAAATCTTCTTTGCAGCAATATGGCAATCATCACAGATCCTCGTGTTTTTCCTAACAACAACAGGGCTTCTGAGTTTTGTGGAGATCAACCCGAAACAAATTGCCAATATTACACTGTGACTCGCTGCAGAacttgctctctttctcttcaaatCCAACGGCCTGAACTTGGTGATGCTATGAACATATTTGTCTTCCCCTATCTTCCTCAAAATTATATCTAAAACAGCGTATATCGTGTTAGGTTCGACGTGGGACCTGTCTTGGTTGATGAATCTGTAAAGCCTACAATTGGTCTCAACAAAGCTGCATCCAACAGTTTTCTCCAGTCCTCTTTGCctcataagagattttatcCGTTCGACATCTTCCCACCTCCCAGCTTCAGCATACATATTCGAAAGCAAGACATAACATCCGGTGTTATCGTGTTCCAAGGCTAAAATGCGCTCAGCAGCAAGTTCAGCTAATTCTATGTTTCTGTTGTTTCTACTTGCAGTAAGTAATGATCCCCAAATTCTTGCTGTGGGCACCAATGACATCTCCTCGATAAAAATCTTGGCCTGGTCAAGATTGCCTTTTCGACCAAGAAGATCAATCATACAACCATAATGCTCTATTCCAGGATCAATACCATAGTCCAGTTTCATCGAGTTAAAGTATTTCCAACCCTCGTTGACTATGCCTGAGACGCTGCAAGCTGTTAACAAGGAAACAAAGGTGCTCTCATTAGGTTGAATGCCCTCGTCTCTCATTTTGGAGAACAAGTCAATGGATTTTGTCCCGAACCCGTGAATGGCATGAGCCATAATGATAGTGTTCCATGAACTAACATCCCTGGATATCATCCTATCAAAAATTTCTTGTGCAGTCTCTAGATTCCCACATTTTGCATACATGTAAGCAGTAGCGTTTGAGATGAAGGTATTTGAATTGTGCTCCAACTTTGAGATATAGCCATGCATTTGCTTCCGCTCCCCTAGTGATGCTACTTCAGAATAGGCAGGTATGATGCTTGAAATTGTAATTGCATCCGGTTCAAGATGTTTACTCAAGAGGTCCCAAAATAGTTCCAAGGCATCCTTGTTCTGTCCACTCTGTACATATGCAGAAATCATGCTATTCCATGatatcaaattcttttcagccAGCTGACCAAATATACGCTCTGCTGATTTCATCCTGCCACAGGCACCATACAGATCAATCAGAGCAGTTTCCAAGATGATATGAGGAAGAAACCCTCGTCTAACGGCATAACCATGGACAGATTTACCCTCCAATAGGGCTCCTACTTGGGTGCATGAAGGGAGCAAATTTATCGTTGTGATAGCATCAGGATTCAATTTATCAGCCTGTTGCATCTTTTTCAAACAAGAAAGTGACTCAAATGGACAAGCATTTAGAGTATATCCATGTATCATTGCATTCCAAACCACAACATTCTTGGTAGAAATCTCATGAAACAACCTCTCTGAATAGTCCACTCTACCACATTTGTGGTACATGTCAATAAGCGAGGTCTGAACCATGATATCCAATTCAAGCATACATTTAAGCACCTGGCAATGTATTTCCTTCCCAGTTTGGAGAAAAAACTCAATAGCACAAGCATTAAGAGCGCCAATCGTACTGAATCTATCAGGATTCATCCCAAGCACCTGCATTTCTTGCAAACACACCAATGAGCTCCAACCATCCCCAACAGAAACATACCCACCAATCATAGAATTCCAAGAAACTATGTCTTTAACAGGCATTTCTTCAAACACTCTCTCTGCATACTCTATGCAACCAAGTTTTGCATACACAGCACAAAGCGCGTTCCCCACGTAAACATCCGAATCCAACCCAACTTTAAACAACTTGCCATGAACCTTTTGGCCTTCAGCCAACGATGACAATCCACCACACGCTTTGATTACAAATGGGTAGGTAAAATTATCGGCTCGAACACCTTCGCTCTGCATCCTATGATAAAAATCAATCGCCTCTTGAAACAACCCATTATCAGTGAGACCTCTAATCATCACATTCCAGTAATATGTATCCAAATGGTTCATTTTCTCAAACACCCAGAGTGCATCCTCCATGCACCCAGATTCAACATGCTCACGAAGTGCCTGTTTGAGCGCATAGTTTTGGACTTCGCAGGTGTTTGAATTCTTTGATTGTTTTCTGATACTACGAACCCCCTTAGGAAATTTTGGCTGGTCGGAGTTTTGGTTGGCTTTGGGCTCGGCGGCTCGTTTTCGCAAAAGGCTTGGCGGTGCGGTGGACTTGTAGAGGTAAGAGCTGTGAGCGAGAGTTGCAGGCATTTTTAAATGGCTTCAGGATTTAGGCGCTGGAAAAATAGCCGTTACAACTTCATTTCTCAGCGACTCTCTCTTTCTCGTtatccttctcttctttcttcttcgcgGGTATTGAAGAGTAGCCGTTATTTCTGATTAGGTTTTAAACTGGGTATTATAAACtcctattttattaattttaatttagatGGATATATGCACGGGTAACGGTCTGGAccagcccaaatttttttgggcCCAGCTATTTTAAGCTCCAAAAAAGTGTATGTAAAAGCCgatgattttcttctttgtttacAACACTTATTACGTGATTACAAGGATGGAACCATACTTTGGCCTCCCATTTTTTCCATCATGtggagataaattttttttcacatataATTAAGCTTATGGCCCCTCCTCCACCACAAAATAAATGGTTGCCAATTTTTCATTCTAAAATGAACATATAGTAGTAAATTTGTATTATATTACTACAGAAAATCTCATCAATTGCCCAAAATGATTGTATAATTACATTTTGTGTTTCATGTTTTGGTTCTCTTAAGTATTGAATCATGGCACGCCTAGGACGGATTCTACACAAAAGGATATTAACCGGTTACAAGGAAATttctctccaaaaaaaaaaggaagaatgaAGGTAAAATTTAGGCAGATGAACTTATGCAACTAGACATAAGAGGTTTTTGTTTGTCGAGATTCTCTAAACAAGTGTTTTAATTCACATATACGAATGGAAATCCTCTCTTGACAAC
Proteins encoded:
- the LOC117637732 gene encoding pentatricopeptide repeat-containing protein At4g35130, chloroplastic; protein product: MPATLAHSSYLYKSTAPPSLLRKRAAEPKANQNSDQPKFPKGVRSIRKQSKNSNTCEVQNYALKQALREHVESGCMEDALWVFEKMNHLDTYYWNVMIRGLTDNGLFQEAIDFYHRMQSEGVRADNFTYPFVIKACGGLSSLAEGQKVHGKLFKVGLDSDVYVGNALCAVYAKLGCIEYAERVFEEMPVKDIVSWNSMIGGYVSVGDGWSSLVCLQEMQVLGMNPDRFSTIGALNACAIEFFLQTGKEIHCQVLKCMLELDIMVQTSLIDMYHKCGRVDYSERLFHEISTKNVVVWNAMIHGYTLNACPFESLSCLKKMQQADKLNPDAITTINLLPSCTQVGALLEGKSVHGYAVRRGFLPHIILETALIDLYGACGRMKSAERIFGQLAEKNLISWNSMISAYVQSGQNKDALELFWDLLSKHLEPDAITISSIIPAYSEVASLGERKQMHGYISKLEHNSNTFISNATAYMYAKCGNLETAQEIFDRMISRDVSSWNTIIMAHAIHGFGTKSIDLFSKMRDEGIQPNESTFVSLLTACSVSGIVNEGWKYFNSMKLDYGIDPGIEHYGCMIDLLGRKGNLDQAKIFIEEMSLVPTARIWGSLLTASRNNRNIELAELAAERILALEHDNTGCYVLLSNMYAEAGRWEDVERIKSLMRQRGLEKTVGCSFVETNCRLYRFINQDRSHVEPNTIYAVLDIILRKIGEDKYVHSITKFRPLDLKRKRASSAASHSVILAICFGLISTKLRSPVVVRKNTRICDDCHIAAKKISEMTKREIVVGDSKVFHHFIDGSCSCGDYW